From Woronichinia naegeliana WA131, the proteins below share one genomic window:
- a CDS encoding IS1 family transposase — translation MSTLNKSSIDLLSDIGLPQEKEEALFQKNCPHCYSEKVKIHSHYQTKGNGERKMFICQECGSCFAETYGSVIAGLETPLSEIVKVLKARMEGIGLNAAARVFGYAKTTILNWEKKLSGLQETLFLYALVNEFVKLVIEGDELYTKVGKNKEASASEGWTIVLMDRASRFIWHLKCGKKEQKLFLEAMMTVAELFERSAESLQLFTDGEKRYSQLLFNICHEVLRTGKRGRPTKVLPKGMVVRLKNKSSKRRDSEGKLEKVETPKTEHPETTEKPEDKDVHANHVEAFNSSLRRYLAAFRRRTNTYAKSVVGLQRVLDIFWMVHNFVRSHFTTKKVPAVALGIIQKGLTWEDLLQIRLIC, via the coding sequence ATGTCAACATTGAATAAAAGCTCAATTGACCTCCTAAGTGATATTGGCTTACCTCAAGAGAAAGAGGAAGCCTTATTTCAGAAAAACTGCCCTCATTGCTATAGTGAAAAAGTAAAAATACATTCTCATTACCAAACGAAAGGTAACGGGGAACGTAAAATGTTCATCTGTCAAGAATGTGGTTCTTGTTTTGCTGAGACTTATGGTAGCGTAATCGCTGGCTTAGAAACCCCATTAAGTGAAATTGTAAAAGTATTAAAAGCCAGAATGGAAGGAATAGGATTAAATGCAGCAGCCCGAGTATTCGGCTACGCAAAAACAACAATATTGAATTGGGAAAAGAAATTATCAGGATTACAAGAGACATTATTTTTATACGCCTTAGTGAATGAATTTGTTAAATTAGTAATAGAAGGGGATGAACTATACACAAAAGTTGGAAAAAATAAAGAAGCAAGTGCCTCTGAGGGGTGGACAATCGTGCTCATGGACAGGGCTAGCCGCTTTATTTGGCATTTAAAATGTGGTAAAAAAGAGCAGAAATTATTTCTAGAAGCAATGATGACGGTAGCGGAATTATTTGAAAGGAGTGCAGAATCTCTCCAGTTATTTACAGATGGAGAAAAGCGATATAGTCAACTGCTATTTAATATTTGTCACGAAGTATTAAGGACTGGGAAGCGAGGTCGTCCCACCAAAGTATTACCGAAGGGTATGGTGGTAAGATTAAAAAATAAGAGTAGTAAACGTCGAGATTCTGAGGGTAAACTAGAGAAAGTAGAAACTCCGAAAACTGAACATCCTGAGACAACAGAAAAACCAGAAGACAAGGATGTTCATGCCAACCACGTTGAGGCATTTAATAGTTCTCTACGACGCTATTTAGCCGCCTTTCGTCGTCGAACAAATACTTATGCTAAATCTGTTGTGGGATTACAGCGAGTGCTAGATATTTTCTGGATGGTTCATAACTTTGTTCGCAGCCATTTTACGACGAAAAAAGTTCCTGCGGTAGCTCTCGGTATAATTCAAAAAGGGTTAACTTGGGAGGACTTACTCCAAATTCGCCTGATTTGTTGA
- a CDS encoding ATP-binding protein, producing MITRYQYLDATILRRIIDNLISNALKFAPANSQVLLSLECLPEDRVRVRVTDTGPGIDENRRKQIFEKFEIGTLKNNISQIGLGLAFCKMAVEAQGGSLKISDNFPQGSIFTVEI from the coding sequence TTGATCACACGATACCAGTACCTTGATGCCACTATTTTACGGCGAATTATTGATAATCTTATCTCTAATGCCCTTAAATTTGCCCCAGCTAATAGCCAAGTATTATTAAGTCTAGAGTGTTTACCAGAGGATCGAGTCAGAGTTCGAGTGACAGATACGGGGCCGGGGATTGATGAAAATAGACGAAAACAGATTTTTGAAAAATTTGAAATTGGGACATTGAAGAATAATATCTCTCAAATTGGTTTAGGTTTAGCCTTTTGCAAAATGGCCGTTGAAGCCCAGGGAGGAAGCCTAAAAATTTCAGACAATTTCCCTCAAGGTTCCATTTTTACAGTGGAAATTTAG
- a CDS encoding transposase has translation MWAYIQKQPQETKRLLGIEYPKLLELITYGKLLKKEFEESKTTLIKAGGGNKPKLSEEEQIVLMLVYLRHYPTFQLLGIMFEISESSAHNIFNYWQSLFGENLPASLFEQLKKLPEEIEKVKEELIQHELIVDATEQPVERPLGQEAQKPYYSGKQKRHTSKSQIIICPKIKEIVDVVIGEIGSKSDVQILRQRLAKFHQEQGFLGDKAYEGEFQLTTPKKKPKGRELSKEERFFWLCGRRCIIRYTI, from the coding sequence ATGTGGGCTTATATTCAAAAACAGCCTCAAGAAACAAAGAGGTTGTTAGGAATAGAGTACCCAAAATTATTAGAGCTTATAACCTATGGCAAATTACTTAAAAAAGAATTTGAAGAAAGCAAAACCACACTGATTAAAGCAGGTGGTGGAAATAAACCGAAATTATCAGAGGAGGAGCAAATAGTTTTAATGCTAGTTTACTTAAGGCATTATCCGACCTTTCAGCTACTAGGAATAATGTTTGAAATAAGTGAATCGTCTGCCCATAATATATTCAATTATTGGCAGTCACTATTCGGAGAAAATTTACCAGCAAGTCTATTTGAACAACTAAAAAAGTTGCCAGAAGAAATAGAAAAAGTTAAAGAGGAGCTAATCCAACATGAACTAATAGTGGATGCGACAGAACAACCAGTAGAAAGACCTTTAGGGCAGGAGGCACAAAAACCATACTACTCAGGTAAACAAAAAAGGCATACCTCAAAAAGCCAAATAATCATTTGCCCAAAAATCAAGGAGATTGTGGATGTTGTGATAGGAGAAATAGGTTCAAAGAGCGATGTACAAATATTACGTCAAAGATTGGCTAAATTCCATCAAGAACAAGGCTTTCTAGGTGATAAAGCCTACGAGGGAGAATTCCAATTAACAACACCAAAAAAGAAACCAAAGGGGCGAGAATTAAGCAAAGAAGAAAGGTTCTTCTGGCTTTGCGGTAGAAGATGTATAATAAGATACACTATATGA
- a CDS encoding ISL3 family transposase: MLFFLENLVDLPKVNIRNVIQEGKQAFLILSCQEEEVKCNYCGSLTDELHQTNSVLVRDLSISGQMVYLKVPRRKFYCKDCQRFFTENLEFMEARRKYTVRYEEYIYGRVNVSSVEQVGREESLSWDQVNGIYQRQCEAKKKDWQGVKHLGMDEIAKRKGHQNFVTVLGDIEKGELIEVIDSHQQDKIIEVLMEKELEVREGVEQVSVDMWGGFPKVIEKVFPNAVIVTDRFHVMKALNEELNKIRKQTKLNVKIKGEKWLLLKNKKDLKEEELEKLELVLKQSARLRKAYEYKESFREIYEKVNDKEEGRLKFTEWLENAKSIYTDVISTIRRNLDSICNYFLSRTTNGAMEGINNRLKLIKRQAYGFMNFDNMRNRFLACFS; encoded by the coding sequence ATGTTATTTTTTCTAGAAAATCTGGTAGATTTGCCAAAGGTAAACATAAGAAATGTGATTCAAGAGGGAAAACAAGCGTTTTTAATACTGAGTTGTCAAGAGGAAGAAGTCAAATGTAATTATTGTGGTAGCTTAACGGATGAATTACATCAGACGAACAGTGTATTAGTAAGGGACTTGTCTATCTCTGGTCAAATGGTATATCTGAAAGTCCCTCGTCGTAAATTTTACTGTAAAGATTGTCAAAGGTTTTTTACAGAAAATCTAGAATTTATGGAAGCCCGTAGGAAATACACAGTGAGGTATGAAGAATATATTTATGGACGAGTAAATGTGAGCAGTGTGGAACAAGTAGGTAGAGAGGAATCTCTATCATGGGATCAAGTGAATGGAATTTACCAACGTCAATGTGAAGCTAAAAAAAAAGATTGGCAAGGAGTAAAACACCTCGGGATGGATGAAATAGCGAAACGAAAAGGTCATCAGAATTTTGTAACAGTGTTAGGAGATATAGAGAAAGGAGAATTAATAGAAGTGATAGATAGTCATCAACAAGATAAAATCATCGAAGTGCTGATGGAGAAAGAATTAGAGGTGAGGGAAGGAGTAGAACAAGTGAGTGTAGATATGTGGGGAGGATTTCCTAAAGTAATAGAAAAAGTATTTCCGAATGCAGTAATTGTAACAGATAGATTTCATGTAATGAAGGCGTTGAATGAAGAATTGAATAAAATCCGTAAACAGACAAAATTGAATGTAAAAATCAAGGGAGAAAAGTGGCTATTATTAAAAAATAAAAAAGACCTAAAAGAGGAAGAGTTAGAAAAACTAGAATTGGTGTTAAAGCAATCTGCTCGTTTGCGTAAAGCGTATGAATATAAAGAGTCATTTAGAGAGATATATGAAAAAGTAAATGATAAGGAAGAAGGAAGATTAAAATTTACAGAATGGTTAGAGAATGCAAAGAGCATTTATACAGATGTAATTAGCACAATTCGTAGGAATTTGGACTCTATTTGTAACTACTTTTTGAGTCGAACGACGAATGGGGCAATGGAAGGCATCAATAATCGTCTTAAACTAATCAAGCGTCAAGCTTATGGATTTATGAACTTTGATAATATGCGAAATCGTTTTTTAGCTTGCTTTTCATGA
- a CDS encoding bifunctional orotidine-5'-phosphate decarboxylase/orotate phosphoribosyltransferase, which produces MNFFHKLNEAIALNRSLLVVALDPNPEMMPEGDIEDLDVPLIDRLESWLGSIIEQTNGQVCAYKPTLGFYTALGAAGMDLLSRILRRIPPEMVIILDAKHGDLNTSTVLAKTAFEDWRVDAITLNPYAGQDQSAPFLVYPDKGIFILCHTSNPGATALQNFPSSDNPFYLQVVKEMQTWGTPEQLYLEVGTTQAEVIQQIRLAAPERTILLRSIWEEGSDLESLLRSGLTTNGDGLLVPVPQDYFQSSQLSEKIQALNLQINNLRQQVISNQSHCELWTPDLCFLNPHPHQDLILQLFDIGCLLFGDYVQASGATFSYYIDLRRIISNPQIFHQVLHAYADVLTTLTFDRIAGIPYGSLPTATGLSLLLHYPMIYPRKEVKAHGTRRLIEGNYHQGEKVVVVDDILISGKSAIEGAEKLQSAGLAVEDIVVFIDHEKGVKDKLKTKGYNAYSVLGISEITQTLYEAGRITEKQYEHLSHADQ; this is translated from the coding sequence ATGAATTTTTTTCACAAACTGAACGAGGCGATCGCCCTTAATCGCAGTTTATTGGTCGTTGCCCTAGATCCCAATCCAGAGATGATGCCAGAGGGAGACATAGAAGATCTAGATGTCCCCCTAATAGACCGACTGGAAAGCTGGTTAGGTTCCATCATCGAACAAACCAACGGCCAAGTCTGTGCCTACAAACCGACCCTCGGATTTTATACGGCCTTGGGGGCGGCGGGAATGGATTTGTTGAGCAGAATTCTCCGGCGTATTCCTCCTGAAATGGTCATTATTCTAGATGCCAAGCACGGGGACTTAAATACGAGTACTGTTTTGGCCAAGACCGCTTTTGAAGATTGGCGGGTGGATGCCATTACCCTCAATCCCTACGCCGGTCAGGATCAGAGCGCGCCCTTTTTGGTCTATCCTGACAAGGGGATATTTATTCTCTGTCACACCTCTAACCCTGGGGCCACGGCCTTACAAAATTTTCCTAGCTCGGATAATCCCTTTTATTTGCAGGTGGTCAAGGAAATGCAGACCTGGGGAACGCCCGAACAACTTTATCTGGAAGTCGGAACCACTCAAGCTGAGGTGATCCAACAAATTCGGTTAGCGGCTCCAGAGCGAACTATCCTGCTGCGGAGTATTTGGGAAGAAGGCAGTGATCTAGAGAGTTTATTGCGATCGGGATTGACGACCAACGGGGATGGACTACTTGTACCAGTTCCTCAGGATTATTTTCAATCCTCCCAACTCAGTGAGAAAATTCAAGCTCTCAATCTTCAGATTAATAATCTTCGCCAACAGGTGATTAGCAATCAATCCCATTGTGAACTGTGGACACCAGATCTTTGTTTTCTGAATCCCCATCCTCATCAAGATTTAATTTTGCAATTATTTGATATTGGTTGTTTGCTTTTTGGGGATTATGTACAAGCATCGGGTGCTACTTTTTCCTACTATATTGATCTGCGACGAATTATTTCTAACCCCCAAATTTTTCATCAGGTGCTTCATGCCTATGCAGACGTTTTAACGACCCTGACCTTTGATCGGATTGCTGGAATCCCCTACGGTTCACTACCGACAGCGACAGGTTTATCGTTATTACTTCATTATCCGATGATTTATCCACGCAAAGAGGTAAAGGCTCATGGAACTCGTCGTTTGATTGAGGGCAATTATCATCAGGGGGAAAAGGTGGTGGTGGTGGATGATATTTTGATTTCGGGCAAGAGTGCGATCGAGGGAGCAGAAAAGTTACAATCGGCAGGTTTAGCAGTGGAAGATATTGTCGTTTTTATTGATCATGAGAAGGGGGTTAAAGATAAATTAAAAACCAAGGGCTATAATGCCTATTCGGTGTTAGGGATTTCTGAAATTACGCAAACTCTTTATGAAGCGGGTCGGATTACGGAGAAGCAATATGAGCATTTGAGTCATGCTGATCAGTAG
- a CDS encoding FecR family protein, with protein MKIYNLTPAIILGILGATLTLTPSAKSQPACPPPANAREAREISCAEVYSATPERVKLNLGGRQLPVNTSSEEKIGTFANFAPTQTLLRKDLSDKDAFNVLTTANYARADLQLSDGSLVWTKPDSQIALSSGNSCGVNNLYESLPGQPSPILCLRSGSILVISPSNQSKVSVVTNEGIVFTPGTIYLVNRDLAQQRTDIFVFSGGGSTRMLLNSNVACVDPVQAATFEGTSVAPLGKECRFRASGGQYVSVTKNELSLPKSFDLPAWVATDPFFAPLRANTGLQLDGLAIQTEDAFQPPIATPTIAASQPIFAETVGLQTTDCPVIAKEDSFGGATAEANFLNPPMPARKQSAPVIPRPPIQPIRGMW; from the coding sequence ATGAAAATTTATAACCTGACTCCAGCCATTATTTTAGGAATTTTGGGTGCGACCTTGACCCTAACTCCCTCGGCCAAGTCCCAGCCGGCTTGTCCCCCCCCCGCCAATGCCCGTGAAGCCCGTGAAATAAGCTGTGCAGAAGTCTATAGTGCTACCCCAGAGCGAGTCAAACTCAATCTAGGTGGCCGACAATTACCCGTTAACACCTCATCGGAAGAAAAAATTGGAACTTTTGCTAATTTTGCACCCACCCAGACCCTTTTACGGAAAGACCTTAGCGACAAGGATGCTTTTAATGTGCTGACAACGGCCAATTATGCCAGGGCCGATCTACAACTCAGTGATGGTTCCCTGGTTTGGACAAAACCGGATAGTCAGATCGCCCTCAGTTCCGGCAATTCCTGTGGTGTGAATAATCTCTATGAATCCTTGCCGGGCCAACCGTCTCCGATTCTTTGTTTGCGCTCTGGATCAATTTTGGTGATTTCCCCCTCTAACCAATCTAAGGTATCTGTTGTCACCAATGAAGGTATTGTCTTTACACCTGGAACAATTTATTTAGTCAATCGAGATCTAGCCCAACAACGAACGGATATTTTTGTCTTTAGTGGTGGTGGTTCAACCCGAATGTTACTCAATAGTAATGTGGCTTGTGTTGATCCCGTACAAGCTGCAACCTTTGAAGGAACGAGCGTTGCGCCCCTAGGAAAAGAATGCCGTTTCCGTGCTAGTGGGGGTCAATATGTTTCCGTGACGAAGAATGAATTATCTTTACCTAAATCCTTTGACTTACCGGCTTGGGTTGCTACTGATCCTTTCTTTGCTCCCTTAAGGGCTAATACGGGTTTACAGCTGGACGGTTTGGCTATTCAAACAGAAGATGCGTTCCAACCCCCCATTGCTACGCCCACGATCGCTGCTTCTCAACCGATTTTTGCAGAAACGGTGGGATTGCAAACAACGGACTGTCCGGTAATAGCCAAGGAAGATTCCTTTGGGGGGGCAACGGCTGAGGCCAATTTCCTCAATCCGCCTATGCCAGCAAGGAAACAATCGGCTCCAGTTATTCCCCGACCGCCCATCCAACCGATTCGAGGGATGTGGTAA
- a CDS encoding GNAT family N-acetyltransferase encodes MTTATDAPPLLIRSVQYRDLEGIARLAATTETETGTSDLLLSEQLERARSWYGLLKFLSYFPNPFQHFFSGFVAEQDNLNHLRGFVQIAPFNKSRSTWRVERVLVEQSAIQPELVTDPKGIGSQLLRYCFQTIWEARTWLLEVNIQDKNVLALYRQNGFQPLAQMTYWSLSPELLQELAKNNPDLPNLLPVSNADAQLLYQLDCVSMPPLMRQVFDRHTQDFKSRFLTALADRFQNWLHQRSVFSGYVFEPQRKAAIAYFKLTLSQDGCRAHQAELTVHPAYTWLYPKLLFQMANLVQGLPPHPLELISADYQHEREEYLEQLGAERVEHTLLMSRSVWHKLKETKPERIQLSEVLQGLQPVPRTPIPSRISWFQNSLESDESKVVKPQPEEIPENGHHT; translated from the coding sequence ATGACCACTGCAACTGACGCTCCCCCACTTTTGATCCGCTCGGTACAGTATCGCGATCTGGAAGGGATTGCCCGTTTAGCCGCGACCACTGAGACAGAAACAGGAACATCAGATTTGCTGCTGTCGGAACAGCTAGAACGCGCTCGGTCATGGTACGGACTGCTCAAGTTCTTAAGTTATTTTCCCAATCCCTTTCAGCATTTCTTTTCCGGTTTTGTGGCAGAACAGGATAACCTCAATCATTTGCGGGGTTTTGTTCAAATTGCTCCTTTTAATAAAAGTCGTAGCACCTGGCGAGTTGAGCGAGTCTTAGTCGAGCAATCTGCTATTCAGCCTGAACTCGTTACCGATCCCAAGGGGATTGGTTCCCAACTATTGCGTTACTGTTTTCAAACGATTTGGGAAGCCCGAACCTGGCTGTTAGAAGTCAATATTCAAGATAAAAATGTTCTAGCTCTCTATCGCCAAAATGGATTTCAACCCCTAGCCCAGATGACCTATTGGTCGTTGTCCCCTGAGTTATTACAAGAATTAGCTAAAAATAACCCCGATTTACCCAATCTTCTCCCCGTCAGTAATGCGGATGCCCAGTTGCTCTATCAGTTGGATTGTGTTTCCATGCCTCCTTTGATGCGGCAGGTGTTTGACCGTCATACCCAGGATTTTAAATCGCGTTTTTTAACTGCCCTGGCGGATCGTTTTCAAAATTGGCTCCATCAGCGCAGTGTTTTTAGTGGTTATGTCTTTGAACCTCAACGCAAAGCGGCGATCGCCTATTTTAAATTGACTCTTTCCCAGGATGGTTGTCGTGCTCACCAAGCTGAGTTAACCGTTCATCCAGCCTATACCTGGCTCTATCCCAAGTTATTATTCCAGATGGCCAATTTAGTTCAGGGTTTACCCCCCCACCCCTTAGAACTGATTTCAGCCGACTATCAGCATGAGCGAGAAGAATATTTGGAGCAATTGGGGGCAGAGCGAGTCGAACATACTCTACTGATGTCCCGTTCGGTTTGGCACAAACTCAAGGAAACTAAGCCGGAAAGAATCCAACTATCGGAAGTTTTGCAGGGATTACAACCCGTGCCCCGTACCCCCATTCCCAGCCGCATCTCTTGGTTCCAAAATTCCCTAGAATCCGATGAGTCTAAGGTTGTTAAACCTCAACCAGAAGAGATTCCAGAAAATGGCCATCACACTTAA
- a CDS encoding carotenoid biosynthesis protein gives MDKLMRIERLLLISHIASMAFGLAGLLWVLPNPDFILNLPDFGQTAFRWSMAGGGVVYMLLGMGAVSTYAYRRLGAWHTFSFMAAAIAVSLSSELLGTSTGFPFGHYRYLSGLGYKIAGLVPFTIPLSWFYLGFSAYLIVRMGLKQTLLATWLQEFGAIAFGSLLLMSWDFVLDPAMSQTAVPFWIWEQAGAFFGMPYQNFAGWFGTGTVFMTLATLLWRVKPLNLSEEQPGLPLAIYLSNFAFATLMSMGAAIYPPIILGLILGVLPALFFYRLARPESRSIAVERLQAVIERDKTDLAAVK, from the coding sequence ATGGATAAACTAATGCGTATTGAACGTTTGCTCCTGATAAGTCACATTGCATCAATGGCTTTTGGATTAGCGGGCCTGCTCTGGGTCTTGCCTAACCCTGATTTTATTCTTAATTTACCGGACTTTGGCCAGACTGCCTTTCGTTGGTCAATGGCCGGCGGTGGGGTGGTTTATATGTTGTTAGGGATGGGAGCCGTGTCAACCTATGCCTATCGTCGTTTAGGGGCTTGGCATACCTTCAGTTTTATGGCGGCTGCGATCGCCGTTTCCTTGAGTAGTGAGTTACTGGGAACTAGCACCGGTTTTCCCTTTGGCCATTACCGTTACCTATCGGGCCTAGGTTACAAAATTGCCGGTTTAGTGCCTTTTACCATTCCTCTCTCCTGGTTTTACCTTGGTTTTAGTGCCTATTTGATTGTACGCATGGGCTTAAAACAAACCCTGTTAGCGACCTGGCTGCAAGAATTTGGGGCGATCGCCTTTGGCTCACTGTTGCTGATGTCCTGGGACTTTGTACTCGATCCAGCCATGAGTCAAACCGCAGTCCCCTTTTGGATCTGGGAGCAAGCTGGAGCCTTTTTTGGAATGCCCTATCAAAATTTTGCCGGTTGGTTTGGTACAGGAACCGTCTTTATGACCCTGGCCACCCTGCTTTGGCGAGTCAAGCCCCTGAACTTATCGGAAGAACAACCTGGCTTACCCTTGGCTATTTATCTGAGTAATTTTGCCTTTGCCACCCTGATGAGTATGGGAGCCGCCATCTATCCCCCCATTATTCTCGGTTTAATCCTGGGTGTATTGCCAGCCCTTTTCTTTTACCGTCTGGCCCGCCCTGAATCTCGTTCCATTGCCGTAGAACGCTTGCAAGCCGTGATTGAGCGAGACAAAACTGATTTAGCTGCTGTTAAGTAG
- a CDS encoding glycosyltransferase, which translates to MTEFLAFVCFLLLLLQIPATLILLSRLLKGAVRRPPLLPDQPTPEMLGAVSIVVPTLNEVDRLTPCLTGLQRQTGEVREILIVDSHSHDGTRERVTEAIKVDPRFQLLTDDPLPLGWVGRPWALNYGFRHSSSASDWILGIDADTQPQPGLVASLLKAADQEGYDLLSLAPQFILESPGEWWLQPALLMTLLYRFDSAGVRNQAPTRVMANGQCFLCRRTVLAALDGYQVAARSFCDDVTLARYAAQQGYKVGFLDGAKVIRVRMYAGMAELWREWGRSLDLKDATSRTELWGDLALLTLVQGLPLWLLGMLGLAWLLGNHFLTLQAAIAVNGVLVLIRFALLFAVYPSYYREQQSLAALCFWLSPLADVIAVIRIFLSASQQPKQWRGRQY; encoded by the coding sequence GTGACTGAATTCCTGGCTTTTGTCTGCTTTTTACTATTGCTCTTGCAAATTCCGGCAACGCTAATTTTGCTGTCTCGTCTGCTCAAAGGGGCCGTTCGTCGGCCTCCCCTACTACCTGACCAACCCACTCCCGAAATGCTAGGTGCGGTCAGTATTGTGGTTCCGACCCTCAATGAAGTGGATCGCCTTACTCCCTGTCTCACGGGATTACAACGACAAACGGGGGAAGTTCGGGAAATTTTAATCGTTGATAGTCATTCCCATGATGGCACCAGAGAACGGGTGACAGAGGCGATCAAAGTAGATCCGCGTTTCCAGTTATTGACCGATGATCCCTTACCCTTGGGATGGGTCGGTCGTCCCTGGGCTTTGAATTATGGTTTTCGTCATAGTTCCTCTGCCAGTGATTGGATTTTAGGCATTGATGCTGATACCCAGCCCCAGCCAGGATTGGTTGCCAGTTTGCTCAAGGCTGCTGATCAAGAGGGTTATGATCTGCTCTCTCTTGCACCCCAATTTATTTTGGAATCCCCAGGGGAATGGTGGCTGCAACCGGCTTTATTAATGACATTGCTATACCGTTTTGATTCGGCGGGAGTTCGCAATCAAGCACCGACCAGGGTGATGGCCAATGGCCAATGTTTTCTCTGTCGTCGTACGGTTTTAGCCGCCTTGGATGGCTATCAAGTGGCCGCCCGTTCCTTTTGCGATGATGTCACCCTAGCTCGTTATGCCGCTCAACAGGGTTACAAAGTCGGATTTTTGGATGGGGCCAAGGTTATTCGCGTGCGAATGTATGCAGGAATGGCGGAATTGTGGCGGGAATGGGGGCGATCCCTGGATCTTAAGGATGCCACGTCTCGAACAGAACTTTGGGGAGATTTAGCCCTATTAACCCTAGTGCAAGGTTTACCCCTATGGCTTTTGGGAATGTTAGGTCTGGCTTGGCTCTTAGGTAATCATTTTTTAACCCTACAAGCAGCGATCGCCGTCAATGGGGTTTTAGTTTTGATTCGTTTCGCCCTTTTATTCGCCGTTTATCCTTCCTATTACCGAGAGCAACAATCTTTAGCAGCCCTCTGTTTTTGGTTATCTCCCCTAGCCGACGTGATCGCTGTGATACGGATTTTTTTGTCAGCCTCTCAGCAACCGAAACAATGGCGAGGCAGACAATATTAA